Genomic DNA from Vibrio tubiashii ATCC 19109:
AGAGACTACTTTAGACAATGATTGTGCTTTGATTACGGATGTTTGCATGTTTCGACTACTTTCCCTTGTTCTTCTACTTTTGTCTGTAAATCCTGCTTACAGCAAAACCCTTATGATTTTAGGTGACAGCTTAAGCGCTGGTTATCAAATGCCTATCGAACAGGCTTGGCCTTCTCTTCTTACGGATGATCTCGCTAAAAGCGGTCAACAAGTCTCGGTCATCAACGCCAGCATCTCTGGTGATACGACAGGCAATGGTCTGGCACGACTTCCTCAATTGCTCCAACAACATAACCCAGAATACGTCCTCATTGAGCTAGGTGCTAACGATGGGTTACGAGGTTTTCCAACTGGAATCGTGCAAAAGAACCTGTCAGACATGATTACTATGATTCGAGATTCAGACGCAACGCCACTACTTATGCAGATTCACATTCTGCCAAACTATGGAAAACGCTACACTGAAGCATTCGCCTCTGTCTACCCGAAAGTGTCACAAAACCTTGATGTCCCTCTGCTGCCCTTTTTCCTTGAAGGCGTCATCATAAAACCAGAATGGATGATGTCCGACGGTTTGCATCCAAAGCCTGAAGCTCAACCTTGGATTTCTAATTTTGTTGCAGATGAGTTAATAAATCACTTCTAATTGCTTTAGCTCAATAAACTTTACAAAGCTTTACGCTAGCTTGGATAAGTTGCCAATCGTTGGCTAAAGGAGACTGTATGATCATTGAGCCCATCATC
This window encodes:
- the tesA gene encoding multifunctional acyl-CoA thioesterase I/protease I/lysophospholipase L1, with amino-acid sequence MFRLLSLVLLLLSVNPAYSKTLMILGDSLSAGYQMPIEQAWPSLLTDDLAKSGQQVSVINASISGDTTGNGLARLPQLLQQHNPEYVLIELGANDGLRGFPTGIVQKNLSDMITMIRDSDATPLLMQIHILPNYGKRYTEAFASVYPKVSQNLDVPLLPFFLEGVIIKPEWMMSDGLHPKPEAQPWISNFVADELINHF